In Mytilus trossulus isolate FHL-02 chromosome 14, PNRI_Mtr1.1.1.hap1, whole genome shotgun sequence, a genomic segment contains:
- the LOC134696404 gene encoding uncharacterized protein LOC134696404: MPKSCCAVGCKNHNLMLKRLSFFRFPRNADRQIKWLAALKRDKPDGTPWVPTKHSVICSEHFITGKPNEDHDHPDYVPSVFSFAVTNTKTVQQKKIERYENVAKRKIHFTSPDLAVKRVKFDQNLPTPETCIMYEATPCSPLRQKKENIATSPLSPMPYLNHAFMESPARGTSAIHRPVPSSEREMIYSEMDNLRSERDRLIQENDKLSSQITTLRLSSSITENNDVKSNFYTGLKWDVFLSVFTFLQTFMTRTPLASKLALRDQFFVTLVKLKLDMPFEYIADQCGIPSSTLHDMFWRWIDLMSTKLDFLIHWPDRETMKRTLPSVFKVKYPRLTCIIDCFEIFIDRPKKLNARAKCYSNYKKHSTVKVLIGCSPLGSITFLSEVWGGRVSDTEIVRSSGFISSIYHHPGDQILADRGFTLQDDFASVCSAELIIPAFTKGKSQLSAEEVETSRKMSSIRIHIERVIGLMKNRYKILQGTIPINMLKSTTDEASTKKQARIDKLVRICGSLTNMGEGIVYNEESD, encoded by the exons atgCCCAAGTCATGTTGTGCAGTTGGTTGTAAAAATCACAACTTGATGCTGAAAAGATTATCATTCTTTAGATTTCCTAGAAATGCCGACAGACAAATTAAGTGGTTAGCTGCACTTAAAAGAGACAAACCAGACGGTACACCGTGGGTTCCAACAAAACACTCAGTAATATGTAGCGAGCATTTCATCACAG gTAAACCAAATGAAGATCACGACCACCCTGACTATGTGCCTTCTGTGTTCTCCTTTGCTGTAACCAATACAAAGacagttcaacagaaaaaaatagagCGTTATGAAAACGTAGCTAAAAGGAAAATCCACTTCACATCACCAGATTTAGCAGTGAAAAGGGTGAAATTTGACCAAAATCTTCCAACCCCTGAAACATGTATTATGTATGAAGCAACACCATGTTCACCTTTAAGACAAAAGAAGGAAAATATAGCAACTTCGCCGTTATCACCTATGCCGTATCTTAATCATGCTTTCATGGAATCACCTGCTAGGGGCACGTCTGCCATACACAGACCCGTTCCCTCATCTGAACGGGAAATGATTTATAGTGAAATGGACAACTTACGATCAGAACGAGACCGTCTGATACAGGAAAATGATAAACTCTCTTCTCAGATAACAACGCTTAGACTTTCTTCCTCTATCACTGAAAACAATGACGTCAAGTCCAATTTTTATACTGGTTTGAAGTGGGATGTTTTCCTGTCCGTATTTACATTTTTGCAGACATTTATGACAAGAACGCCTCTAGCAAGTAAATTGGCATTGCGTGATCAATTCTTTGTGACATTAGTTAAATTAAAGTTAGATATGCCGTTTGAGTATATTGCAGACCAATGTGGAATTCCTTCTTCTACTCTTCATGACATGTTCTGGAGGTGGATTGACCTAATGAGTACAAAGCTTGACTTTCTGATACACTGGCCTGATCGTGAAACAATGAAACGTACATTACCAAGTGTTTTCAAGGTCAAATACCCTCGACTAACATGTATAATAgactgttttgaaatatttatagatagaccaaaaaaattaaacgcCAGAGCAAAATGCTACTCCAACTATAAAAAGCACAGTACTGTTAAAGTTTTAATTGGCTGTAGCCCTTTAggttcaataacatttttatctgAAGTATGGGGCGGTAGAGTGTCAGACACCGAAATTGTGAGGTCATCTGGGTTTATAAGTTCAATATATCATCACCCAGGTGATCAAATTCTTGCAGACAGAGGCTTTACTCTTCAAGACGACTTTGCCAGTGTATGCTCTGCAGAACTTATAATTCCGGCTTTTACAAAGGGAAAATCACAGTTATCTGCAGAGGAAGTTGAAACATCGCGTAAAATGAGCAGCATCAGAATTCATATTGAGAGAGTGATCGGTTTGATGAAAAACCGGTACAAAATTCTACAAGGGACTATACCAATCAATATGCTTAAATCAACCACCGATGAGGCATCCACCAAGAAGCAAGCTCGAATAGACAAACTCGTCCGCATTTGCGGATCATTAACCAACATGGGGGAAGGAATTGTCTACAATGAAGAAAGTGATTAA